In Synchiropus splendidus isolate RoL2022-P1 chromosome 15, RoL_Sspl_1.0, whole genome shotgun sequence, the genomic stretch TATGTTGTTCTTCGTGTCGgccatttttattcttttccgCCGCGCTACTCCTCCCAGAGTGTTTGTCGTATAGATGCGGTGCAAAAGCAAAACGTGGGGTCCGACCGGGAATCGATTGCTATTACTCTTCATGGATCTGGGTGCTAGCATTCCCAAGAAATTCCAAGATTTATGGAAAATTTGGGCCCATTGAAAATGATTGGGACCGGGATCGAAAGAAGCCCAAAAAAGCCCCCGATTCACCGTTGAATCTGTGTCTGCAAAAAGCTCAAAACGCAGCCGCACTCGTCCtctgtcgctctggaaaaaaagatCAGAGCCAAGTCATGTCGCTCACAAAGAACCAGGGATTCGGCAAAAATCGAAAAGTTAGAGTGAGCAAGTTAtagtggagcagaggaggaaaaagactTGGTTTTGCGTTTCTATCCTGCGATTGTGGCCAAACGGTGCAgcgcagaaacatgaaaatgcagttttgtagtcacacttgtcctctctcaTAAAAAGTGCTCAGAATTACAGTAGCACTTTCAGAATTTGCGTGAGAGTCACGGAAGCGTGGCAATCGTGGATCTGGCCCCCATTGAAAATGCATCGGTGAGGAGTGGCTGCTGCGTGAAAATCACGACAAAGTTACTCATTTTCAACTCGCCATCCTGGCCAAACCGTAGGCTGCAGACGCATAATATTCGGCTCAGTTAGAGACGAACGCCTCAGGATTCTCACAGTGTGCAGTTTCTGAGATACAGCCGTTTGTTCGGGGAGAATGAAACTGGGCCGTCAGACGAAGAATGACCAAGCACTTTTGGATTtcactgtgtgtgagagggagggggagcgtTGCTGTGGCGACATAGAGCTACATGAACAGTATGAAGACAGTCCGTGGAAGGACACGTGTAGACGGACAACCACTGATGCACACTCACTCACATCTGTAGCCGGGCAACGTCGACGTGCTCCTGGACActaggaggaaatcagagtgctcAGTTTTTAGTCCAGACAAGCCAAGAAATGAaccatgttttaaatgaaagtaaGAATGACTTTGACTCCTTCAGATCTCCACCGTGGATGATGGtttaaacagaacaaaacaaagtcgCAGTGAGAAGAAGGCGCGCAAGGTGAGAAGCTTCAAAGAAGCTGCTCGGGTGGGTGTGCTCTCTTTGACAAGCTGCTGTGCTGTGATATAGGCCATGTCTAAACTGGGTCTGAAGGCCGTCCATGGCGTGACCCGCATCACCATCAGGAAGTCCAAGAGCATCCTGTTCGTCATCAGCAGGCCAGATGTATTCAAGAGTCCAGCCTCAGACATTTACATCGTCTTTGGAGAAGCAAAGGTGAGTGCTGCCAATCTTCGTGGCGACAAACCTCGGTTCCTGCATCTTTTCTTTCGTCTGGATCCAGATCGAAGACCTGTCCCAGCAGGCGCAcaaagcagctgcagagaagTTCAAGATGCCCGGAACCTCCTCTTCCTTAGCGCCCACCGTCCCTCCCAGCCTTGCCATCAAGGAggaagctgaggaagaggaagggcaGGTGTGAACTAAGCCTCCGCTGGCACGGGCCGTGGGGGCGGAGCCTGGTGCTCAGATTGTGCActgctctgtctttttttttatccttcatAGGTGGACGACGGCGGCCTGGAGCAAAGGGACATCGAACTGGTGATGGCTCAGGCCAACGTGTCCAGAGCCAAAGCTGTCCGTGCgctgaaacacaacaaaaatgacatAGTGAACGCCATTATGGTaagaaggagggaggggaacagacggagggggaagagagggagggggtgCATGGCAGATGGCAGACAAAAGAACGAGTCATGGTACCGCAGGGCTCAGAGGGAGTGCAGGAGAACTAGTTGCTCTGCTGCGATGGAGCTCATGCTTGTAGTGCTGCTCTCACCCGCTAGATGGCGCGCGTAAACAGAACGAACCTTTtgtcctctctgtcttcaggagctgaCCATGTGACCCTGCTCCCACCGCCAGAGGGGCTCGTCTGCCTTGCTGCTAATGTCATGTTGCATCCCAGTTGTCTGCTCAATAAAGCCGTTGCTACCCGAACCCTCAGCACTCAACACTAGCTGCTGTCCTCATCCTTCTAATATTCTTCCGCCCCCTCAGTCCCAGACTGCATCAGGAGGACACCAGCGGCGGAGAGGTCCTCAGCGCTCACACTCTTCAGGAGGGAAAACGCAGATCCTTCCGCTCCCAAAAGTGGTTCATGTGGACGGAgtagtgtgtgaatgagagaagGAACGCTGGTGGTCATGGCCCAGGGATTTATTGTGAAGCAGACAGTGTGTTTTCCTTGACAGACTTTGGCAGGATTCTCTCATGTCAACGAAACAAAAAGGTGCAGGTTTAATGATGGGCCTTTGCCAACATAGCTCTAGCGTTAGCTCAATGAATCCCTTTCTAAAGAGCCTGTGAGAATATCGAACCAAAGGCCAGTCAGATCTTTATCCTGAATATATCGGCTTCACTGAAATATCATCAAGTTAATCCTCATTCTCAAATTCCGTTGCCATTCAGACCTGGAGTCTGCACAGTTGGGTCACCGTCAGACGGTCGCCTCGGCGCTCACGCATCTGGAAGGACGTTGTTCTCGAAGTGACCCTGGTTGGTGACGTTCCCTGCCGGAGAGTAGCGAGCCACCACGAACGTCGAGCCGTCCGACGCCGTCGCTTTGCCCACGCCCATCCTTTCCGTGCTCTTCCACACCATGGCTGTGAAGTGGCCTGCAAGTGGTGAGGTCATGAGGTCATGGCTCAGAACATCCTGGGCTCCGTGTCATGGGAAGCAGAGAAGCTTGAAGAGTGGGAGGTGACACACCTGTCTGTTTCTGCAAATCTTCCACAGACACGAGTCTGAGTCTCACCTTTGCTTCCTTTAACTGTTAACATCCCAATAGAAAAGAGTGTCTTTGGCTGTCATCTCACGCcacctacagaggaccagggtcGCTGCAGTGCATCGTGGGGCTGGTAGCATGTGAGTGAGCTATAATTTGCTGGTGCGACGGATGAGGCCGTTCATTTAGACAAGCATGTAAATAACTAGGCAAACATCACTGACAAGAAGAACAATCCCAGGATATCTTTCTGAAGCTACGTCCACGATCACAGTGGGCCAGATGAAGGCGGGCAAAGGTCTGTGACTCATTTGCTCCACCCACTGGCCACTGTCTACATCCTGACACCTTTGTGAGAGTTACGTCTGAATCCTCCATCAACGCCCGGGAGGGTGGGAACCATCACCTGTACCGCTGGAGAATCCAGGTCGGGAGAAGTTGTACTGTTTGACCTCATCGTACCAGCGGTCGGCCACGTCCTTCCCTGTGGACGAGCAGGGCAACCGTCAGTCTGACAAGGCTGACAAGTCCTCCAGGGGCCGTCTGATCAGCCTCCAGCACTTTCTCTTCCTGGCCCCCTCTCTGCTGTGGATCACGTACACGGACCGAGGGGCAGCGCTCTCCTCACCtgactggtcacatgacgcccaTGCCAGGTTCTCTCCACAGCTCCCTCGGCTGGACTCCTCACTGTGCTTCAGGATGCGAGTACTGGCCAGACTTTCAGCGTACCTGCGGAGGAACACGGAGACCAGTGTGCTTCCAGCCTTTTCCCTTCCTGtcccgtcatcagatccacgatcaacaccaGTCAACATGACtgagttccacgtttcactttgtcattccctaaactaaaggtatgaTTCACAGtcgatggtggtgaagtctgtgtgattcagtggagtgaagatgagaggctccagtctgcagcgccgctcacacgcacactcagaccggggccacgtccAAAAACGGAGAAGTCAAATCAATGGCGCagacatttctatctacgccgcttgacatttggaggaggatcacggtaaatgtatgactttttaaaatacaaGAGAAAGGAGGCGGACAGGAACCAGCAAccctgtgacacacagggatgagctttaaccgccATGCTGCcgccaagtcatgtgaccagcggttcaggtgaagcctcaccgCCTTTCACCATTGACGTTTGAAATCATGACGCTTCCGATTTTCCAAAGCTTAATTCTGGGAATCCTTCTGGTGCgaaatgaaatgttgaattGCTTGTCTTTCACCCACCGACTGGCCTCCCTGCTCAACTTGCTGTCCAGCTTGAGTGGCGGCGCCTGGTGTTTCCTCCTGTACTCATTGTGacactccagcagctcctcagcAAACTGCTTCGAGGCTGCGGGTGAGTCGGCGCgtgtggagagaggagggagggggagacagAGACGGACAGCTTGACAAACAAGACACCACCATGCAGAGTGAAGAAGCCATGAATCACTGCCACAAATGGGCTCAACACAACATGATGAAGTGACTGAGTTCAACTGTGCTGACAGCGGACGGACGGGGAGGAGAAGCGCCATCATCGCTGTCGCCGCCTGGCGCccttcactcactgtcacgAGTGGCACCATCTCCACAGCGCCCCAACACAATAGGCTCATTCGAACAATGTCAGCCATACAGTCATCAACTCCAGTAGAGTTGGTGGAGCTGAGTGGAAGTGGCAGCGAGCCAGGCCTTCTGACGGCGTTTTCCAACTTACACTACATTGGAATCCTCTCTGTCAAAGTGGGTTTGCAACACCGACCGCAAGTCGTGGGCCGAACCATGTTCTTTGTGTCCATTCTAGGCTCGTTTCAGCACAGGTGTCCACGgctaacacacactctcaacGGAGGAAACGGTCTGGTTTTCTTCACGCGCCACAAATATTCGTGCGgttttccatttttcaacaaATTCCCTTTCACCTACATTAATTTCAAGGATTTCCCAGATGAATTCTTGGCTATTCCATGTTGTTCTCTTGCCTCTACTGTACAGAGGTCCTCAGTCCACTTGAAGGCCTTGTCTTGTTGATGAACATCGCTGCTTGAGATGAAACACGAGCGAAGCCAGAGGCTTGCAGTCCAACACTCACCTCCTCTGACTTACTTTCTTGgcatgcagaaaacaatggagCATCTCCCCAATGGGCCAAAGACCGCCACACTTCAACTGCCAGTCTGGTGCTgcatgtttcagctgacacaccATGGTTAAACTAAGCATTTCATTTGTGACCCAGGTGGACGGTGAACACATGGAATCCCACCAGCAAAAATGGTTTGTCCACTGCAAGTGGTGTCAAAGGCAGCGTGGCAAGCTGGTGTCTCTGACAGCGCTGCATCGACTTGTCAGGCGTCCATTTGGAATCCTTTAGTAAATACAACCTTCACAACTGTTGCCTTATTCAAACATGAGCTTGATCTAGAGTCAGTGGAGAACACACCtttgaaaaagacatttcaacTCTCTCTTAATGCTAACATAAAGAATCATCACAAACACACCATTGGGGTGTCCAAGGGTTTCTTCTTGTAAAGGATCAAAGGAACAAGTGAtaaagtcaagtgtgtgtgtgcacctacCTGACTTCCCCATAGTTGCCTTTCCCTACACTTGATGGACAGAAATAGCTGCTGGCTTTCCTCTATCTCAGCTGAACATCTGCTTCTTGAGTC encodes the following:
- the glipr2l gene encoding GLI pathogenesis-related 2, like isoform X2; translated protein: MGKSASKQFAEELLECHNEYRRKHQAPPLKLDSKLSREASRPLHSHGVEEHGKDGRGQSDGVGRLDVRGGSLLSGRERHQPGSLREQRPSRCVSAEATV
- the glipr2l gene encoding GLI pathogenesis-related 2, like isoform X1; this encodes MGKSASKQFAEELLECHNEYRRKHQAPPLKLDSKLSREASRYAESLASTRILKHSEESSRGSCGENLAWASCDQSGKDVADRWYDEVKQYNFSRPGFSSGTGHFTAMVWKSTERMGVGKATASDGSTFVVARYSPAGNVTNQGHFENNVLPDA